A part of Octopus sinensis linkage group LG7, ASM634580v1, whole genome shotgun sequence genomic DNA contains:
- the LOC115214029 gene encoding heterogeneous nuclear ribonucleoprotein A1-like: MADRRFVAMDDRDYCKLFVGRLNRDINEKHLKSYFENWGEVAEARIVRDSYGFVTFRYPQHLDDCQGARPHSIGEQQIITRRVNSRDKNTAEVYKLFIKGVSEDTTETDIKQSFSPYGIIKDIEMPKDLRTGQQKDFCFVTFDDYDSVDKCVIQQTFSVAGRDVWVQKDRKQDLQGRSVTYRKGGYEDGYSNSSNYRRDQGWHNGGISNGGNNNNYNGGGHNSSNYSGDSAWRNGNSYSRSNYRRENNWNGRSSYHQRDDGFTNRLNFNRDPNWSNSHTSSYHDQQRSGGHTNTNYHRERSLGRVSSSYGNNKDQTRSSKRNYDKQGRN; the protein is encoded by the coding sequence atggcagATCGCAGGTTTGTAGCGATGGACGATCGAGATTATTGCAAACTGTTCGTTGGACGTTTAAATCGAGATATCAATGAAAAACATCTGAAATCTTATTTTGAAAATTGGGGAGAAGTGGCCGAAGCTCGAATTGTTAGAGACTCATACGGTTTCGTAACTTTCCGATATCCACAACATCTGGACGACTGTCAAGGCGCGCGGCCTCACTCCATCGGCGAGCAACAAATAATCACGCGAAGGGTTAATTCTCGGGACAAAAACACAGCTGAAGTGTACAAGTTGTTTATCAAGGGCGTCAGCGAGGATACAACAGAGACAGACATCAAGCAATCATTTTCACCGTATGGTATTATTAAGGATATAGAAATGCCGAAGGATCTACGAACTGGACAACAGAAGGACTTCTGCTTCGTTACTTTTGATGATTATGACAGCGTTGATAAGTGTGTGATCCAGCAAACATTCTCCGTGGCCGGCCGCGACGTATGGGTGCAGAAAGATAGAAAACAGGATTTACAGGGTCGCAGTGTAACATATCGAAAAGGTGGGTATGAAGACGGTTATTCAAACTCGTCTAATTACCGCCGTGACCAGGGTTGGCACAACGGTGGAATTAGtaatggtggtaataataataattataatggtggTGGTCACAACAGTTCGAATTACAGTGGTGACTCGGCTTGGAGAAATGGCAATAGTTACTCGCGTAGCAACTATCGACGCGAGAACAACTGGAACGGTCGGTCGAGTTACCATCAGAGGGATGACGGCTTCACTAATCGCCTCAACTTCAACCGTGACCCGAACTGGAGTAATAGTCACACCTCAAGTTATCACGACCAGCAAAGGTCGGGTGgtcacaccaacaccaattaccACCGGGAACGAAGCTTGGGTCGTGTTAGCTCCAGTTATGGCAATAATAAAGACCAGACACGTTCTTCTAAGAGAAACTACGATAAACAGGGCCGCAACTGA